AGATCCGGGAGAGCTCATTAAATTAATAGTATACACTTTATTTTTATTAAATAAATCTCTGTTTTTTTGAGCTATGCTATCATTGGCTTTTAAAATATTAGTAAAAACTTTTACTTTGGTCAAGATATGTACCTCCATTTAATTCAAAAATTTAACGTTTTAATTTATTCTTAAAAACTAAATTCGTATTTCATATTATAGCGTAAAGAGTGCAGTAGATAGTAAGAGCTGATTTATCAAGCCCTCAAAACTAGGGTCGAATGAATCCGACCACTACATTAAAAGCAATACTTTATATAAATCAAAACTCACGACTATTGACTATTCATTAACGACTTATTTTTAAAATACTTTTCTGCTAAAAGAATTGCTACAAAATCATCATAAGGACAAGACGGCACCCTTAAAGATAGGGGAATTATTTTAAGGAGACCTTTGGGAGGATTCGCCTGAAAGTATTTTTTTCTCGCTTTTAGAGTACTGAATTCTTCCTCTATTAAAACTACCTCTAATTGCGGAAAATGGTTTTTTAATCTCTCTTCTATCTTCTGGTAATTAGTT
This sequence is a window from Candidatus Atribacteria bacterium. Protein-coding genes within it:
- a CDS encoding resolvase — translated: MPEEEIIIAIDPGTKKCGYAVVNSNLSVLQREVIPKEKIVNTVQDSLNIYQINKISLGNGTNYQKIEERLKNHFPQLEVVLIEEEFSTLKARKKYFQANPPKGLLKIIPLSLRVPSCPYDDFVAILLAEKYFKNKSLMNSQ